The Eptesicus fuscus isolate TK198812 chromosome 16, DD_ASM_mEF_20220401, whole genome shotgun sequence DNA window ACTAAATAATGAACCTTTTGTTATGCAAAATGTAGGAATATCTGAACTTTTTTCTGCTCCTGAAACAGTCCAGATGGTTGATCAAaaagaaatttgtatttttaacagtAAAAATGGTAAAAGTAACTCAAGAATGAATATAAGTCTAGATGCTGAGTTTAGAGATTCAAAAATTTTAGATGTTTCTTCAAACACACATACCAATAAATTAATAGATGCTAGAAAATACAGATTTTCACCAAATTCAAATGATAAACCAAACAAATTACTATCCATTGGAAATAAAGTGAAATTTGAGAAATCTTTTAATAAAATCATTCAAGACAAAACTCAAGATGGTGCAGTTGCATCTGAGCCAACAAAAGTAAAAGAAGATATTCAtactaaatttatttctaatgtaAATACTTCTCGAAAAAAGTCTACTTTGAACACAGGATATTCTAATGAACAGAAAAATAAGTCAATTTTTAATCCGTCATTTAAGATGCCTGCTAATATAGATACTTTTGACTCTGCTGCTTGGGACAGTGCAAATCAGACTAATGAATCAAATATGGATTCTTTCTCTGATGATTGGAATGACCCATCATTTGCCAATGAAATTGTTAAAGCATGTCATCAATTAGAGAATACCTGGGAAGCTGATGATGTAGAGGATGACCTATTATACCAAGCATGTGATGATATTGAAAGACTAACTCAGCAGCAAGACATGAGAAAGGACAACAAGACATCAAAAAGTATACTTGACATTAATAATAGTTCCAAACATGGAGCCAAAAACACGTTTACTACATCTAAACAAGGAAGTCAGTTGGTACAATCAGCGTATTTGAATCTGAGTGATATTTCAGCACAATCATCTTCATTGACTGATAGctcacaaataaataaaccattgAAGAtgcaaaaaggggaaatttgtGGAAATTCTCCAAGTTTTATAGGTGCGACCACAAATTTGACTATATACTCTAAGAACTCAAATTGTCTGCTCAATAATTTGCCTGTCTCTTGGGGTAATACTGATATTCCAATAGAAGTGAATAGTTCCAAATCGGTTCTTATAAGAAGTTCAAGTTTGAATGTAACTTCAGATCATATGAGTACAGAAAGAGCTGCTTATGAGAAGAAATTGAATACGCGGCATCTCTTCCATGGGACCATAACAGATGAAGCTCAGAATGATATTAACAGAACAGTTaaattttctaagtacaggttTACAAAGATCAAAAATTCTCAGGTTCTTTCCCAGATTAATCAAAATTGTATAACAGAAAGTATCTCCGATACCAAAATTACACAGaatttggagaaaaacaaaattcctGTCAACTCATTATGTGGGAAGGCTGTTCAACAGCAATCTTTGATGAAACCTGAATCTTTGAAACAACCTTCAAAAGGTATGTATCAAATCATTTCCTTTGAAAGGTTATCATCTTGGGAAGTAGCCAAAgtagtattttgttgttgttgtattgaATTTGCATAACGTAAAGTAAAAATTACGATGTTTAACTATGTCATAATGTGAttcttattaataattatgttgtaATATACAGTGGGTGATTTGTTTTCAAAAGACTGCATCAAATTCTTTATCAGCATTTAGTACAGTGACAAGCatgtagtaggcactcaataaatacttgttccatgttttctgaattattttgtgaaaaatcatactttagaaatatatatatattactgtgtGAGACTGTGTTTATGaaatatctcattgttttaaaacTTGAATAATCTTACTATGTTGAGCAGAACATTGAGGTGagtaatatttgaaaatgtagGGCATTTTCATTAAATACCTCTTCTAGTATAATAGCTGATATAAAACTCTGTTAGTTGTGATAAGAATTCTAATTACTTACTTAGTACAACCGGTTATCTTTCATTTCTGCCAGTTCCTATTTTCCCAAATTCTCATTTCCATCAACATGTTCTATTGTTTCTACCACAAAAAATATATCTCAAAATTGTCCATTTTTCTCACTCTCTACTATTTACCACCCTTTTCTAAACCAACATTTATTCACTAGACTACTGCAGTTCTTTTACCTGTCCCATTTCAATTCTAATCTCTAAACAGCAGAATAACCTTTTACAAACAAATAGGTAAACTTCATTCCAATGCTTAATGACAGCTTTCAATGGCTGActatatttcaaataaagttCGAACTTGACCCTGTTATCTAAGGCTTAGATTATCTCTCTTTAACCTGCctgtcctcttttttcctttacttACTAAGCTTCAACTATACCAACAGTCTTTCAGTTCCTCAATAGAAATAGGTTCTTTCCTAGTTCAGGAGCTTTGACTGCCATTCCCAACATTTCACCCCCACACCATCCTTTGGTGCTTTTTTATCCTTTGGTCTCAAGTTTAAATATTACTTACCCTCTCACAGAGGCCTTCCTTGGACAATCTGTAGGTAAGTCTTTTCCTTGTTGTTTTCCATCATCTCTTATTTCCTTCACCTTTTAAAATCACAATTAAATATTGATGATGGTCTTATCAGTGAGTTCCTTGGCCTACCACAGTATCTGACACTTATAAGatgtttgataaatatttgagTGAACATCATGTAATATAATGTAAAAGGTCTGTTATTCACTGatatcataatatttttttaaatatattttattgattttttacagagaggaagggaaagggatagagagttagaaacattgaagagagagaaacatcaatcagctgcctcctgcacgccccctactggggatgtgcccacaaccaaggcacatgcccttgaccggaatcgaacccgggacccttgagtcctcaggccaacgctctagccactgagccaaaccggtcagggcaagatatcataacattttttaaagggaatGTGTCTGGTGTAACTACTGGTACTTCTTAATGTCCAATACTTTATCATAGCCTTCCGTCTGCAGATGCTATTTTCTTTGCCCGGAATAGTGCACCCACATGTCTATACCAAATCTGCCAGGccattttccatttgcttttaaaaatacaatgtgtTTTTAACCACCTTCAGAATGATTTACATTCGCTTTCTCTGGCTTACTCCAATACCCATGCTAATTTCTGTTACAGTATTTAGTATACTCACTTGTAATTATAGATTTTCTTAAATTAGTCTCCCTCACTTGGAGCTAACAACATTAGACTCCTTATTTGTTATGTAGATTAGTGCTAATATGAgaaagtttttcatttcttttaacatTAGATGTTTTCAGTTTAGATTCCAGATAATTTTTTGTTGGTATTACTGTTAGAATTTTCCTATTTAAGTGATccctcctctttaaaaaaaaaattgtaagtccTCTATTTCTCCTTTCCCATACCATTTCCCAGGAAAAGCCACTGGTAACAGTTTGGAATACATCATgtaacatttttgtgtgtgtaaaaaaatgtgtgtgtgtatacctataGATTTATCTAAATAGGTGGAATTATATGCTATATACTCCCTATTTGGCAATTGGTTTTACCTTCACTTAATATAACTATCATTTCCTGTTAGTACATATAGATTTGCTTCAGTCCTTTTAACACACTGTATAGTATGTCATTATATGGATGTAACAATTTATTTAACTGTGTACCTATTGATGGAAGTGTAGTTTGGCTGTAGTTTTTTACATTACAAACAATCCTCCAGTGAATATCCTTCTACATAAATTTCTGTATACTCTTGAGATTATATCTGTTAATTACTGAAAAATTAATGAAGGAGAATGTTTTGAATTTTGATTTCCATCACCAAATTTTCCCCAAAAGTTACATCAATTTATATTCTTATCAATACTGACAAATAATATATCTCTACATTATGGCCCAAGCTAGATATTTGAAACTTTAAGAATTATCAATCtatgccctggcaggtgtggctcagttggttgcatgtcataccatgcactgaaaggttgctggctcgattcccagtaagagcacatgcccggttacaggctggatccccagtagggggtgtgcaggaggcagccagttggtgTTTCGCtgtcacatccatgtctctctctccctctcttcctctctctgtaaaaatcaattttaaaaatgttaaagaattgTTAAAtctttaacaatttaaaatatttatattcaaataaGTGTAATTAATTGACCCATATTCCCAAAATGAATATGTTAACATATAGTTGTAATTCTTTTAAAGACTAAATCCCTAGAATATTTGAGTTTTCCCAGAACTTTTATCTAATAATCTGTCTTCGTTATGGATGAATAATCTGCCTTTTAATTTACCTTATCAATATTTCCTTTGAGTTGATTTATAGCatctaatattctttttttttctaatgttttttaattgacttgagagagaaagagagagagagagagagagagagagagagagagagagaaagacctagtggctgcctcccataagcacccttactaggggtcaagcctgcaacctgggccagGAATCCaacaggcaacctttcagtgcatgggaccacattcaaccaactgagctatgccagccagggcaTATAGTATATAATGTTCTAATGAATATTAAACTTgttgatattttctattgtttacACTTCCTTTTACTTTGTTATGTAGTAAACTGCTCTCCAGCACATGTCTTTGAAACAAAACCCATTTAAGAACGTCAATTCCTTGAAGGCAAAGTTTGGCAAACCTGGCCTGTCCAAATCTACCCTATGTGGCCTGTTTTTGTACAGCAGCATGCTAAAATGCCTTTCACATTATAAATGgttgaaaaatcaaaagaagaataatattttgtgacttttgaaaattataatcAATTCTAGTTTTATTGTCCCTACACAAATTTGTATCTGAACAGAGCCAcatcatttgtttatatattgtgTGGCTGTTTTCATGCTGCAATGACAGAGTTGAGCAGCTAGATTAAGAGATTATATGACCTGCAAAGGTTAGCATATTTACTTTCTGACCtgttacaacaacaacaaaaaatttgctGACCCCTGCTTTAGATTAAGATTTAGAGTCACTCTTGCTTTGTACCTTGCAATAGTTTGAGACTTtgctatgtatttttattgcagaTTGAGTTAAAGGAAGGGCTGATGGGAGAAATGGATGACTCTCTCTAAATCAAATTTTCATGGTGTGACTTTATTATatcctttgaaattattttccagaATATCACCAAGCCAACTGTAAGGCCAATTTTAGGGAGCTATGTTCTTTTCTGTCGTCATGGATTATTAACCTGTATTCCTTCCAAACTTATGGTcaattgaatgtaaactgtgtgtgcatgtattctGAGTTTCTTGTGTTTCTCAGGCTTGAGGCTAAAATATTAGATAATTAGTCTAGCTGATTTTAAGTATCTTGTATCTTTCTGTAAGGAAAAAAAGCTACACTCTGAGATAAATAGTTtaggaaataaaagacatcagAATCATTAGGGAGTTTATTCAAAATACATACCTCTTACCCTGAACACCGGCTCCCATTCAGATTATaccaagaaagaaagggaagacagATGATATATTTTAGACATATCTCCCTTAGTTAACAAGAGAAATGTCTTGTAACAAATTCTGAACCTTTGTTTAGATGTCAGTATAATATTTTTCTGCTGATAATACAGATTCTTATTTACTTCTCTGAAAGGCAGATTTTACAACATAAACAGTTTTACGAATACAATACAAGGTCATTTAAAGATGTATTATAGTGATGGtcttaattttaaagcatttaaatgagGAAATAGGTTTGCTATTTAAAGCTTTATTCTTATTAATATAATCTATTATATTAGCTCAAAGTGACTTAACTATTGAATTAAATTCATTATATTAGAACTCAGTATTTTGGCAGAGATAAAATTGGATGTTTTGTTAAAATAGaactttcttattttcatttgtttaatttgaaatattgtttattttatagtGTGTTTAAAGTATGcataagaatatacatatatcagaatgcttcacatttttatatattaaaaagacattcaaattgaataattcatatattttgctttttaaaataattttctaatgtaTATATAAACTGTGTCCtccaaataaaaagataatacctGACAATGAGTTACATGTTTATTGACATGCTGGATTTCATTCTATCATgctaaaatatttctcctaaatGGCTGAAATGAAATCATGGAGTTCTATAGAGGTGAATATGAATATATCTTATCTTATAAATACACTATTTGAAGTATTGGCATCTAATttaattcattatattttaactattttacatttaaaatctgtcttttaaatgtatttgtttgttaTATAAATTAGATGTCATTCACAAGAATTACTTGCTGGGTAGTCAAAATGTACCATTTTTAATCAAATGAATTTTATCACACTGAAAAGAGTGCATTAAATAGGGACAGACTTATCaatgattttttgttttcttttggccTACAGCATTATGTCTGTATTTGGAATTTCACATAGTTCAGTGTGACTTAATAGCCAAACCAATGTGGCAACGCTgggtaataaaaaagtaaaaaaacagatCTTAAGAATGACTTTATAGTCTGTAACACTAGTATctgtgttttgtttaattttttagaggaagaagagaaaaataggaaGTATTCTCCTgaagaaattcagagaaaaagacaagaagCACTGGTTCGAAGAATGGCCAAGGCACAGGCATCATCTGTACAGGCAGCTCCCACTTAATTTGGCTTTTTTAGTGAAATGGTAGTTGGAAGACTTAACAAAGACAGTTGGTACCTATCGATGATAGGAAACATTGTTCTTGATTTCTCTGTGAGAAATTTAATGCTGAGTTATAAAGCATGGActtctttatttaataaatcatgTTTGCATTGATCAGTGAAAACTTTCCTTGGAGATGTATGTGAAAGTAATTCCATGTAAGTTTTGGAAATTCAGGAAAGTTAACAGTTATGTAGTAGAATTATACAGAGAAAAGgagatctattttttaaatactgtgatTTCACGGGATTGTCAAAAAATAGTTGTCtagttaatttcttattttaataggGCTTTTTTCCTAATATAAAGCTTCAACCTACTAAGTTAAAagagacaattttttaaatatttttacttttagtaaCTGTTCCTTAAGGTTTTTATACGTTTCTGAAGTTTAATTAATACTTTCACATTCTTAGGAACATGATTACAGGAAATTACTAAATTTATTTGTAAGGAAATTATTGTTTTCAGTTCCTAGTCTGAAATAGATTTGAATTCgaattttctaaaattctttcCACCATTTTTAGAGAAGATGCTAATTTAAGaagtttcttttagaaaaaagtGGGTTGGCTATATAAGTAATGTATCATCGTTAACATTGAGAACTGTCAGAAGCTTTAGATATCGTTTGATCCAGCTTTATGTTATAGATGAAAAATGAATACTGTATTCTGAAAGTCACAAGGCAAGTTAAAACTGTACAAgaattagaataatttttttaaaatatatttttatcaatttcagagaggaagggagagagagaaacatagaaacatcaatgatgagagagaatcattgatcggctacctcctgcacgccccgcactggggactgagcccgcaacctgggcatgtgccctgactgggaatccaaccgtgacctcccagtacataggttgatgttcaaccactgagccacgccagatgGGCTAGAATTATTTCTTGCATTCTAATGGGTACCTAAACAATTGTACCATTTCCTGCAGAATATTAGTACATAACTTGTtttcatattaattattttatagtctaaaacaaaaaagtaaaagtacaTTAAGGACTGTTTAAATATGATGCTCATATTTTCTTGTGTTAAAGAATAAATCATTCTAGGGTATAATTTCTGGTTTTCTATAACTATGTAATTTTCCCTTGATTAATTTACTGACTTTGttaatttgttcttttctattactcttcttttttctttttgcctgttTGGAATTTGCTAGGCCAGAAGTAAAATCTAAGCAGGGGCCATAAAGGCAATAAGGATGCTTTATTCATCCCAAATGGCTTTAAGAGACCTGAGGAAAGTTATAAGTGCGAAATATCTGTTAGGTTGTTCACCACCATTCAAGTGTCTTTtagctaccgtattttccgggGTTTAAGACaactgggtgtataagaatggAGTGCGgctgtttttgagctccccccaccatTTGCGGTGATGGCAGATTCTCCAGTCCAGCTCGGAAGTTTCagggcgggtgctgaaacttccgagctggactggagaatctgcggtTGCTGCATACAGtagggggagctcaaaaacggccgcacCCCattcttatacgcccagtcgtcttatacgccggaaaatacggtatattataataattatatgcATTTTAAGGTATTACTGTATAGAGACATCATTTTGAAAATTAGATTTTCATATATACAGGAGttagcaaaagtaggtttacagttgtttgtatggaaaaagatgcagattattacaattgctttatttttaaaaaaatatatttttattgatttcagagaggaagggaaggggtgagagagatagaaacatcagtgatgagagagaatcattgtttggctgcctcctgcacgccccctactggggattgagcccacaatccaggcctgtgccctaacaggtaatcgaaccacgacctcctggttcataggttgacgctcagcccctgagccacactggtgggctacagtagctttattaactcaaaagaatgtcacaatggtATAGTGCACTTAGGTACAATCTTATAAGTGCTCAAATGGCCAGCCTTTATTGTTTCACACATTCTTATAGTCTGCTTACTATATTCAAGCAGACTTTGGCACAGATCTCTTTATTTTCATCAATTTTCTGACAActagaaacctacttttgctcacccctgtacaGTAGAGTAACACATTCTAGGTAGCCTTTATTATTCaactaagaaaatataataacCTAAATAAATACAGTCATGTACCACTTGATGGGGATACATTCTTAGAAATGCATCGTTAGTTGACTTGGTCATTGTATGAACATCATAGAATATACCCCATTACACACCTAGGCTATGTGATATAGCCTATTGCTCTgtaggaaggaaaaataattttccttctattCTTCTGGGTTCTTGGCTGAGAAATCCCTGTAAATAAAtacagattaacaggaaaaaaaattgaataacatGTATATGTACTATATACATGGGAAAGACCAGTAAAATTGAGTAAGTTGCCAAAATGATAGAAACGACCACCTTAAATATCAGCTGAAGACAAAACATGTGGGGGTGGGAGAATCAGTTCTGGGATGGTATCTGGAAAAGTGCTGTAACCCAAGGGTAAAGTTGTTATGCAGATGTAAGTGGTTGTCTTCTGCATTGATAAGAGTTTCTAGAGATCAGATTATCCCCTTCTTTTGGGTACAGGGAGAGACACCTTACAATTGAAGATTTCCCTTACAAGTGAGTCTTTTACAAAGGGTAACTTCAAGTTGGTTTTTAGCATTTCTCCCATGTCTGCTATTCCTTAAAATCACGTagcctaaaataatccttatgtCAGAGTGACATATTTTAGGGATATTTACCTTAAGTTCTTCCTTGCCTACCACTTGCTTCCTGTCTAGAGTTCTTTTAGCCTATTTTGTCCAATTCTACACAAACAGTTCTAGAGAATTGAAGAGGTGGGCTATTTCCCAACTCATTCGATGAGGTGAGTGTTATCTAGATCCTAAAACCTGAAACAGAcattaaaagaaaactgaataGCAATATCCCTCGTGAGCATAAgtgcaaaaattctaaacaaaattttTAGCAAAGCAAATTCAACATGTAAAAAGAATGTTGCATCAGGACTAAATGGTATTTATCCCAAGAATGCAGGGTTAGTTTTTAACATTTGAAAGTCAATGAAATTTACTATTAATAACTGTAAAGGAAAAGTTACATAATTAATTGATTGGAGAGAAACTCCTTTACCTGATTGAGGGCATCTACTAAAAGAGTATAGGTAACATGATAAtggtgaaaatctgttttccctaagattgggaacaagactGATGTCTGCTCTCACTACTTGTATTTAGTATTGTGCTGGAGGTCCATagggcaagaaaaaaatgaaaatcatctaGACTGAAAAGAAGATAGGTACTAACTTAATTTGCAGACAACATGATCACCTTTTTAGAAAGTCAATGTAATCTATTAAAAATGCTACTAGAAGTAATATATTTGCCAAAGTTACAGAATATAACATTAATATAACAAAAGTAGATCACATTTCTATATCTAACAACAAATGAAACTGAAGTAAAATACCATttacaaatgctttttttcttttttaatttattggggtgacactggttaacaattgcaggtttcaggtatacaattctacactTCATCCATATACTGAATTGTATATTCACcttcccaagtcaagtctccatcaccatttaaaaatatggagTACTTAGAgataaatctaacaaaagatgtggaagacttgtacactgaaaaatctaaaacattgctgaaagaacTAAATTGGTATACTATGCTCATAGTAAGATACTAAGATACTAGGTCTCCCCAAATCTATAGATTTGACATAATCCCAATCAATATCAAAAGCCAATTTTTTGATAGGTCCTTTGCACTTTCATTTGAATTTAAAGTTTGTCTGTTTCTACAAACTTTAAATTCATATGAAAGTGCAAAGGACCTAGTATTGCTAAATGTGGTTttgaaagaataaagttggaacaCATTTTCTGATCTCAAGACTTGTAAATAAAGCTACAGAAATCAAGACTGGtagtgacagacagacagacaaatagaTCAGTGAAACACAGTTTATAAGTACATTCACACATACATGGACAGTGAATTTTTACAAAGGCAACTCTAGTATAGaaaaaatcttttcaataaattgtgCTGTAACAATTGAATACCATATACAATAAAAATCCACTTTATACCTCATGCTATACAAGTGTATCATAGATCTAAATACAAAACTTAAGACtatatttcatcaaaattaataatgtgcttcaaaggataccataaaaaaagtaaaacaacctTCAAACGAGAAAAATCTTTGTGAACCACATATGTACTGATTAAGGATTTGTATCTAGAAAGTATAAATtcctcttaaaactcaacaataagacaaaacaacccaatgaaagggaggggggagcaaAACATTTGAACAGGCAATTCATCAAGAAGATAAATGGATGGCATATAAGCACACAAGAAGTCCatcatcactagtcattaggaaaatgaaaaaaccacaaagagatatcaCTACacatgattaaaattaaaaagacttgaCTATGCCAAGTATTGGTAACATCTGGAACTTTCATGTTGTTGATGGCAATATAAAATGGTAAAAAGTTTTATGATTTATCTAaaactagaaaatgcaaactaatgtgACACAAAGATCAGTGATGAGATGGGAGGAGCAGGGAAGAATGAATGAGAGGGATAAAATGGGGTGGAGTTGGTAATGGATAGGTTTACCACCCTATATACTAAAAGACTATATCATAATGGGGGTGGAGTGGTAATGGATAgtttaccatcctatataataatatgcaaattgtccccttgaccaggagttcgaccagggggtggggctgtggctggccaactgcccacggcccctccctccagctggcctggcctgatcggcccccatcagggtgggccagctggaccccacgcatgcacgaatttgtgcacccagcctctagtgtatacataaaaatgtatgaagTTGTACTCTTGCAGTATGTGCAATTCATTACACGTCAAATATACCTCAACgctgtttattaaaaataaagttggttGTATTTGTACACTAGTgtacatagcagcattattcacaatagctaaaacaatTGAAGCAACCCAGTGTCCATCAGTtggtgaatggataagcaaaatgtggaaCATTCGCctctaaaaggaaggaaattctgacatgctacaacatggatgaaccttgaggatattaggctaagtgaaacaAACctgtcacaaaaagacaaacagtATGATTCCTCTTATGTGAAATACTTAGAGTTgtcaaaatcatagagacagaaagtagaatggtggttgccaatgGGGAGTTATAGTTTA harbors:
- the ETAA1 gene encoding ewing's tumor-associated antigen 1, producing MSRRRKLGDSPGLKNTPRQAAAAAAEECSSVVESGKRRLRSARGSGLRGAGEGPLQPVPQPEQPSVAASCGKSNSVEKYETPKRVLRMDLLSSTFNSPNDPDGQNDIFWDQNSPMTKQLGKGRKKKIYNTDSDEISHIVNCIAPQDEKPTTDSMLGVWIGETAIPCTPHVAKGKSRAKISCTKLKTQNQEEELMKLAKQFDKNMEELDVIQEQNKRNHDFIQVISEAETLNNYKDNIQMQLLHDIVPEIDNAIIKKPMKENTKVSVVNDQYNSQKPFDQNAEAAFNAIFDGSTQKCSGQLSQDLSDALWSTVNTTFGKKSALKAEKIISNETQVTEKLRNKPPTSLSHQIDTPGMTKSYVTSSTKEPEAFNKHMDIFTTGDFEDEWENLLNNEPFVMQNVGISELFSAPETVQMVDQKEICIFNSKNGKSNSRMNISLDAEFRDSKILDVSSNTHTNKLIDARKYRFSPNSNDKPNKLLSIGNKVKFEKSFNKIIQDKTQDGAVASEPTKVKEDIHTKFISNVNTSRKKSTLNTGYSNEQKNKSIFNPSFKMPANIDTFDSAAWDSANQTNESNMDSFSDDWNDPSFANEIVKACHQLENTWEADDVEDDLLYQACDDIERLTQQQDMRKDNKTSKSILDINNSSKHGAKNTFTTSKQGSQLVQSAYLNLSDISAQSSSLTDSSQINKPLKMQKGEICGNSPSFIGATTNLTIYSKNSNCLLNNLPVSWGNTDIPIEVNSSKSVLIRSSSLNVTSDHMSTERAAYEKKLNTRHLFHGTITDEAQNDINRTVKFSKYRFTKIKNSQVLSQINQNCITESISDTKITQNLEKNKIPVNSLCGKAVQQQSLMKPESLKQPSKEEEEKNRKYSPEEIQRKRQEALVRRMAKAQASSVQAAPT